From Bacillota bacterium, one genomic window encodes:
- a CDS encoding DUF2203 domain-containing protein: MAARRLFTVAEANAMLPYLTEAMTELQRLYRESKAAHREVQLCEAVGRGPEGAWIMAVDHEQASRRLEQAVDRMKSLIEEVHSYGCQIKHLEVGLVDFPARLFGQDVLFCWKLGESSVQYYHGPSDGYAGRRRIPSDVLKRSLRSRKPRPSP; this comes from the coding sequence GTGGCGGCGCGGCGGCTGTTCACGGTAGCAGAAGCCAATGCGATGCTGCCCTACCTGACCGAAGCCATGACCGAACTTCAGAGGCTGTACCGGGAGAGCAAGGCCGCTCACCGTGAAGTGCAGCTGTGCGAGGCCGTGGGCCGCGGCCCCGAGGGCGCCTGGATCATGGCCGTGGACCACGAGCAGGCGAGCCGCCGATTGGAGCAGGCCGTGGACCGCATGAAGAGCCTCATCGAAGAGGTGCACTCATACGGCTGCCAGATCAAGCACCTCGAGGTGGGGCTGGTAGACTTCCCGGCCCGCCTGTTCGGGCAGGACGTGCTGTTTTGCTGGAAGCTCGGTGAGAGTTCCGTGCAGTACTACCACGGCCCGTCGGACGGGTACGCGGGCCGCCGGCGCATCCCCTCGGACGTGCTCAAGAGGTCGCTCCGCTCCCGCAAGCCCAGGCCGTCCCCCTGA